In Streptomyces sp. NBC_01439, the following are encoded in one genomic region:
- a CDS encoding steroid 3-ketoacyl-CoA thiolase, with protein MAAEPVIVEAVRTPIGKRGGALANLHPAYLLGETYRELLARTGIQPDCVEQIVGGTVTHAGEQSMNPARNAWLAMGLPYETAATTVDCQCGSSQQANHMVANMISGGVMDIGIACGVEAMSRVPLGSGSKHGPGKPFPDEWNVDLPNQFEAAERIARHRGLSREDVDRLGLLSQERAAAAWAEERFKRETFAVQVPTTEEEQAAGQGMWRLVDRDEGLRDTSMEALARLKPVMPTAVHTAGNSSQISDGAAAVMWASRKMARALKLKPRARIVAQTLVGADPHYHLDGPIDATRAVLGKAGMSLRDIDLVEINEAFASVVLSWAQVFDQDLEKVNVNGGGIALGHPVGATGARLITTALHELERRDKEFALITMCAGGALATGTIIQRL; from the coding sequence ATGGCCGCGGAACCCGTCATTGTCGAAGCCGTACGCACCCCCATCGGTAAGCGCGGGGGCGCGCTCGCCAACCTCCATCCCGCCTACCTGCTCGGTGAGACCTACCGCGAACTGCTGGCCCGTACCGGAATCCAGCCCGACTGCGTCGAGCAGATCGTCGGCGGCACCGTGACGCACGCAGGCGAGCAGTCGATGAACCCCGCCCGCAACGCCTGGCTCGCCATGGGGCTCCCGTACGAGACCGCCGCGACGACGGTGGACTGCCAGTGCGGCAGCTCCCAGCAGGCCAACCACATGGTCGCCAACATGATCTCCGGCGGGGTCATGGACATCGGCATCGCCTGCGGCGTCGAGGCCATGAGCCGGGTGCCGCTCGGCTCCGGATCCAAGCACGGCCCGGGGAAGCCCTTCCCGGACGAGTGGAACGTCGACCTCCCCAACCAGTTCGAGGCCGCCGAGCGGATCGCCCGCCACCGGGGCCTGTCCCGCGAGGACGTCGACCGGCTCGGGCTCCTCTCCCAGGAGCGGGCCGCGGCCGCATGGGCCGAGGAGCGGTTCAAGCGCGAGACCTTCGCCGTGCAGGTGCCGACGACCGAGGAGGAGCAGGCCGCCGGGCAGGGCATGTGGCGTCTGGTCGACCGGGACGAGGGGCTGCGGGACACGAGCATGGAGGCGCTGGCCCGGCTCAAGCCGGTCATGCCCACCGCCGTGCACACCGCGGGGAACTCCTCGCAGATATCCGACGGCGCCGCCGCCGTCATGTGGGCCTCGCGCAAGATGGCCCGCGCCCTCAAGCTCAAGCCGCGCGCCCGGATCGTCGCCCAGACGCTCGTCGGCGCCGACCCCCACTACCACCTCGACGGGCCGATCGACGCGACGCGGGCCGTGCTCGGCAAGGCCGGGATGTCGCTGCGGGACATCGACCTCGTCGAGATCAACGAGGCCTTCGCCTCCGTGGTCCTGTCCTGGGCGCAGGTCTTCGACCAGGACCTGGAGAAGGTCAACGTCAACGGCGGGGGCATCGCCCTCGGTCACCCCGTCGGCGCCACGGGCGCCCGGCTGATCACCACCGCGCTGCACGAGCTGGAGCGCCGTGACAAGGAGTTCGCGCTGATCACCATGTGCGCGGGAGGCGCGCTGGCGACCGGCACGATCATCCAGCGCCTGTGA
- a CDS encoding transglycosylase SLT domain-containing protein: MSNAIIRRIAISKKALAGTVVALGVAGSMLATVPAQAAPVSAKAIAQQMIKDPAQFAAFDKIISHESGWNHTATNPSSGAYGLAQALPASKMASAGADWKTNPATQIKWGLDYMNDRYGSPVGAWNFWSANHWY; the protein is encoded by the coding sequence GTGTCCAACGCCATCATCCGCCGCATCGCCATCTCGAAGAAGGCCCTCGCGGGCACCGTCGTCGCCCTGGGCGTCGCCGGCTCCATGCTCGCCACGGTTCCCGCCCAGGCGGCCCCGGTGAGCGCCAAGGCGATCGCGCAGCAGATGATCAAGGACCCGGCCCAGTTCGCCGCCTTCGACAAGATCATCTCCCACGAGAGCGGCTGGAACCACACCGCGACCAACCCCTCCTCCGGCGCGTACGGCCTGGCCCAGGCCCTGCCGGCGTCGAAGATGGCCTCCGCGGGTGCGGACTGGAAGACCAACCCGGCCACCCAGATCAAGTGGGGCCTGGACTACATGAACGACCGCTACGGCAGCCCGGTCGGCGCCTGGAACTTCTGGTCCGCCAACCACTGGTACTAA
- a CDS encoding ECF transporter S component: MNRPAHPTSPAHPSRSARPVRIGPRAAVTLLLVTLIGIAAFGWPLLADRQSGLAHAQDAPWLFAALLPLLVAVVVATIADNGMDAKAVAMLGVLAAVGAALRPLGAGTAGLEPMFFLMVLSARVLGPGFGFVLGSVTMFASALLTGGVGPWMPFQMLAMGWFALGAGLLPGPERIRGRAELLMLAAYGFAGSFAYGTVMNLQGWVLLQGMGQGISFHPGDPVASNLARFAAYCLATSVGWDLGRAALTVVLTLTLGATLLKALRRATRRAAFDAPVSFDPGAGIATNPPSEGVRTAAEGDIRGLPR; this comes from the coding sequence GTGAACCGTCCCGCCCACCCCACCAGTCCCGCCCACCCCTCCCGCTCTGCCCGCCCCGTCCGGATCGGCCCCCGCGCCGCTGTCACCCTGCTCCTCGTCACCCTCATCGGCATCGCGGCCTTCGGCTGGCCGCTGCTCGCCGACCGTCAGTCGGGGCTCGCCCACGCGCAGGACGCCCCCTGGCTCTTCGCCGCGCTCCTGCCGCTCCTGGTGGCGGTGGTCGTCGCGACCATCGCCGACAACGGCATGGACGCGAAAGCGGTGGCGATGCTCGGTGTGCTCGCCGCTGTCGGGGCAGCGCTGAGACCTCTGGGCGCGGGTACCGCCGGGCTGGAGCCCATGTTCTTCCTGATGGTGCTGAGCGCGCGGGTCCTCGGTCCCGGCTTCGGTTTCGTCCTGGGCTCGGTGACGATGTTCGCCTCCGCCCTGCTGACGGGCGGGGTCGGGCCGTGGATGCCGTTCCAGATGCTGGCGATGGGCTGGTTCGCGCTGGGGGCCGGGCTGCTGCCGGGCCCGGAGAGGATCCGGGGCCGGGCGGAGCTGCTGATGCTGGCCGCGTACGGCTTCGCGGGCTCGTTCGCGTACGGCACGGTCATGAACCTGCAGGGCTGGGTGCTGCTGCAGGGCATGGGCCAGGGCATCTCCTTCCATCCGGGGGATCCGGTGGCTTCGAACCTGGCGCGGTTCGCCGCGTACTGCCTGGCGACCTCGGTGGGCTGGGACCTGGGCCGGGCGGCGCTGACGGTCGTACTGACCCTGACCCTCGGGGCGACCCTGCTGAAGGCGCTGCGCCGGGCGACCCGCAGAGCCGCGTTCGACGCCCCGGTCTCCTTCGATCCGGGAGCCGGAATCGCCACGAACCCGCCCTCAGAAGGGGTACGAACGGCAGCGGAGGGTGACATTCGGGGCCTGCCCCGGTGA
- a CDS encoding ABC transporter ATP-binding protein, with translation MIRFEQVSVTYEGAPAPSLQGVDLVIPEGELTLLVGPSGVGKSTLLGAVSGLVPHFTGGTLRGRVTVAGRDTRTHQPRELADVVGTVGQDPLAHFVTDVVEDELAYGMESLGLPPAVMRRRVEETLDLLGLNELRDRPIATLSGGQQQRVAIGSVLTPHPRVLVLDEPTSALDPAAAEEVLSVLQRLVHDLGTTVLMAEHRLERVVHYADQVLLLPSPGAAPVIGTPAEIMAVSPVHPPVVSLGRLAGWSPLPLSIRDARRQAAPLVARLSAAPGIPDRLSGPARPAASQGSAPDPSPRTPALEARGSGGGAPVAEAPGLLARLLRRGRPSPDSDPARARAPRETPAEVRRVTVRRGRVQALHDVTLTVAPGETVALMGRNGAGKSTLLSTLVGTVTPTTGEVTVGGRTPHRTAPPEMVRRVGLVPQEPRDLLYADTVAAECAAADSDAAAPPGTCRDLVSALLPDVSDDVHPRDLSEGQRLALALALVLTGRPALLLLDEPTRGLDYAAKARLVEILRGLAADGHAIVLATHDVELAAELAHRVVILAGGEIVADGPTAEVVVSSPAFAPQVAKVLAPAPWLTVRQVAEALDAAEALDAAEAR, from the coding sequence GTGATCCGCTTCGAGCAGGTGTCGGTCACCTACGAGGGCGCACCCGCCCCCTCCCTGCAGGGCGTCGACCTGGTGATCCCCGAGGGGGAGCTGACGCTGCTGGTCGGCCCGTCGGGCGTCGGCAAGTCCACCCTGCTGGGCGCGGTCTCCGGGCTGGTCCCGCACTTCACGGGCGGCACCCTGCGCGGCCGGGTCACGGTCGCCGGCCGGGACACGCGCACGCACCAGCCGCGCGAGCTCGCGGACGTGGTCGGCACGGTCGGCCAGGACCCCCTCGCACACTTCGTGACGGACGTGGTCGAGGACGAGCTCGCCTACGGCATGGAGTCGCTGGGCCTGCCACCTGCGGTGATGCGCCGCCGGGTGGAGGAGACCCTGGACCTGCTGGGCCTGAACGAGCTGCGCGACCGGCCGATCGCGACGCTGTCCGGCGGCCAGCAGCAGCGGGTCGCGATCGGCTCGGTCCTCACCCCGCACCCCCGGGTGCTGGTGCTGGACGAGCCGACGTCCGCGCTCGACCCAGCCGCGGCGGAGGAAGTCCTCTCGGTCCTCCAGCGCCTGGTCCACGACCTGGGCACGACCGTGCTGATGGCGGAGCACCGGCTGGAGCGGGTCGTCCACTACGCCGACCAGGTCCTGCTCCTGCCGTCGCCGGGCGCGGCCCCGGTCATCGGCACCCCCGCCGAGATCATGGCCGTCTCCCCGGTCCACCCGCCGGTGGTCTCCCTGGGCCGCCTCGCGGGCTGGTCCCCCCTCCCCCTCTCGATCCGCGACGCCCGCCGCCAGGCCGCTCCGCTGGTGGCCCGCCTGTCCGCTGCGCCAGGCATCCCGGACCGCCTGTCCGGGCCCGCCCGCCCCGCCGCTTCCCAGGGCTCCGCCCCGGACCCCTCGCCTCGAACGCCGGCGCTTGAGGCGCGGGGGTCCGGGGGCGGAGCCCCCGTCGCCGAAGCCCCCGGCCTGCTCGCGCGCCTGCTCCGCCGCGGCCGGCCGAGCCCCGACTCCGACCCCGCCCGCGCCCGCGCCCCCCGGGAGACCCCGGCCGAGGTCCGCCGGGTCACCGTCCGCCGCGGCCGCGTGCAGGCCCTGCACGACGTCACCCTCACCGTGGCCCCCGGCGAAACCGTCGCCCTCATGGGCCGCAACGGCGCCGGCAAGTCCACCCTCCTCTCCACCCTCGTCGGTACGGTCACCCCCACCACCGGCGAGGTGACCGTCGGCGGCCGCACCCCCCACCGCACGGCACCGCCCGAGATGGTGCGCCGCGTCGGCCTCGTCCCGCAGGAACCCCGCGACCTCCTGTACGCCGACACGGTCGCCGCCGAATGCGCCGCCGCCGACTCCGACGCCGCCGCGCCTCCCGGTACCTGCCGGGACCTCGTCTCCGCGCTGCTTCCGGACGTCTCCGACGACGTCCACCCGCGCGATCTCTCCGAGGGCCAGCGCCTGGCCCTCGCCCTGGCCCTGGTCCTCACCGGCCGGCCCGCCCTCCTGCTCCTGGACGAGCCCACCCGCGGCCTGGACTACGCCGCCAAGGCCCGCCTGGTCGAGATCCTGCGCGGCCTGGCCGCCGACGGCCACGCCATCGTCCTGGCCACCCATGACGTGGAACTCGCCGCCGAGCTGGCCCACCGCGTGGTGATCCTGGCCGGCGGGGAGATCGTCGCGGACGGTCCGACCGCCGAGGTCGTCGTCTCCTCGCCCGCCTTCGCGCCGCAAGTGGCGAAGGTCCTCGCCCCGGCCCCCTGGCTCACCGTGCGCCAGGTAGCCGAGGCCCTGGACGCGGCCGAGGCCCTCGACGCGGCGGAGGCCCGGTGA
- a CDS encoding energy-coupling factor transporter transmembrane component T, whose translation MAVPPPYAMTGPGAAAHPGNGAEPTSTDTGAPRTAPATGTAPGTGTGTGTGTGTGTGTGIGIGIRRARPQAHRTPTGAAPGGLPPARRSPAAAQVPAHRSTYEKWRPPQSGRATALHAGAWWLWALGLATAASRTTNPLLLGLIIGVAGYVVAARRTDAPWARSYGAFLKLGLFVIGLRLLFSMLLGSPLPGSHLLFTLPEIPLPAWAQGIRFGGRVTAEQLVFAFYDGLKLAALLVCVGAANALANPARLLKSLPAALYEAGVAVVVAMTFAPNMVADVARLRTARRLRGRPTGGVKAILQIGLPVLEGALERSVAIAASMDARGYGRTAEVPPAVRHTTNALTLGGLLGMCAGTYGLLAAQGAAYGLPVLGAGAALAVAGLRLGGRRSVRTRYRPDRWGPRAWLVAGSGAAVAAVLIHAGSVDPAALHPGVVPLTAPTFPLWPAAAILIGLLPAFVAPVPPEEASQ comes from the coding sequence CTGGCAGTCCCGCCGCCGTACGCGATGACCGGCCCCGGCGCCGCGGCGCACCCCGGCAACGGCGCCGAGCCGACCAGCACGGACACTGGCGCACCCCGAACCGCGCCCGCCACCGGCACGGCCCCGGGCACGGGCACCGGCACCGGCACCGGCACCGGCACCGGCACGGGCACGGGCATCGGCATCGGTATCCGCCGGGCACGGCCGCAGGCCCACCGCACCCCCACCGGAGCCGCACCCGGCGGCCTGCCCCCGGCCCGCCGGAGTCCGGCCGCGGCGCAGGTCCCCGCGCACCGGTCGACGTACGAAAAGTGGAGGCCCCCGCAGTCCGGCCGGGCCACCGCCCTGCACGCGGGGGCCTGGTGGCTGTGGGCCCTCGGCCTCGCCACCGCCGCCTCCCGCACCACCAACCCGCTGCTGCTCGGGCTGATCATCGGCGTCGCCGGGTACGTGGTCGCGGCGCGCCGCACCGACGCGCCCTGGGCCCGCTCCTACGGCGCCTTCCTCAAGCTCGGCCTCTTCGTCATCGGCCTGCGCCTGCTCTTCTCGATGCTGCTCGGCTCCCCCCTGCCCGGCTCGCACCTCCTCTTCACCCTCCCGGAGATCCCGCTCCCGGCCTGGGCCCAGGGCATCCGCTTCGGCGGCCGCGTCACCGCCGAGCAGCTCGTCTTCGCCTTCTACGACGGCCTGAAGCTGGCCGCGCTCCTGGTGTGCGTCGGCGCCGCGAACGCCCTCGCCAATCCGGCACGGCTGCTGAAGTCCCTCCCGGCCGCCCTGTACGAGGCCGGGGTCGCCGTCGTCGTCGCCATGACCTTCGCGCCGAACATGGTCGCCGACGTCGCCCGCCTGCGGACCGCCCGCCGGCTGCGCGGCCGGCCCACGGGCGGGGTGAAGGCCATCCTCCAGATCGGCCTGCCGGTCCTGGAAGGCGCTCTGGAACGCTCCGTCGCCATCGCCGCATCGATGGACGCGCGCGGCTACGGCCGTACCGCCGAGGTACCGCCCGCCGTCCGGCACACCACCAACGCCCTCACCCTCGGCGGCCTCCTCGGCATGTGCGCGGGCACGTACGGCCTGCTCGCCGCGCAGGGCGCCGCGTACGGGCTTCCGGTGCTCGGCGCCGGTGCGGCCCTGGCCGTCGCGGGCCTGCGCCTGGGCGGCCGCCGGTCGGTGCGGACCCGCTACCGGCCCGACCGCTGGGGGCCGCGCGCCTGGCTGGTCGCCGGATCGGGCGCGGCCGTGGCCGCCGTGCTGATCCACGCCGGTTCCGTCGACCCCGCCGCCCTGCACCCGGGCGTGGTCCCGTTGACGGCCCCCACGTTCCCGCTCTGGCCGGCGGCAGCGATCCTGATCGGCCTGCTGCCCGCCTTCGTGGCACCCGTACCGCCCGAGGAGGCGTCGCAGTGA
- a CDS encoding SCO2322 family protein — MRRRPPAVALALGIALALLAASPALAAGYRYWSFWDGSAGGRWSYATQGPSMARPADGAVQGFRFSVSKDAAAQAAQPRAAADFETVCGATAPTEGTKRVALVIDFGVPEDAPAGDAPPAAAPRTACAQVASEATTAEALASVAKPLRYNSAALLCAISGYPKQGCGDQVADGAAGTPDPARSAAAESAAPESGGGPSAGLLAGIAAVAALAAAGVWQSRRRTR; from the coding sequence ATGCGCCGCCGCCCGCCCGCCGTGGCCCTCGCCCTCGGGATCGCCCTGGCCCTGCTGGCCGCCTCCCCGGCGCTGGCGGCCGGCTACCGCTACTGGTCGTTCTGGGACGGCTCGGCGGGCGGCCGGTGGTCCTACGCCACCCAGGGCCCCTCGATGGCCCGTCCCGCGGACGGCGCCGTCCAGGGCTTCCGCTTCTCGGTGAGCAAGGACGCGGCGGCGCAGGCGGCCCAGCCGCGCGCAGCGGCCGACTTCGAGACCGTCTGCGGGGCGACCGCCCCGACGGAGGGCACCAAGCGGGTGGCGCTCGTCATCGACTTCGGCGTCCCGGAGGACGCCCCGGCGGGCGACGCCCCGCCCGCTGCCGCCCCGCGCACGGCCTGCGCGCAGGTGGCCTCCGAGGCCACGACGGCCGAGGCGCTGGCCTCGGTCGCCAAGCCGCTGCGCTACAACAGCGCGGCGCTGCTGTGCGCGATCTCCGGCTACCCGAAGCAGGGCTGCGGCGACCAGGTCGCCGACGGCGCGGCCGGGACCCCGGACCCGGCGCGGTCCGCCGCTGCGGAGTCCGCCGCTCCGGAGTCCGGCGGGGGCCCGTCCGCGGGCCTGCTCGCGGGCATCGCCGCGGTGGCCGCCCTCGCCGCGGCCGGCGTCTGGCAGTCCCGCCGCCGTACGCGATGA
- a CDS encoding prenyltransferase/squalene oxidase repeat-containing protein yields MNVRRSAAALAASAVLCVGAAPAALADTAPPASPSAPPVIPSGLYGKNDPTYDGVWRQSFALLAQHTVGVEPAGQAVDWLVGQQCATGGFASFRPNAAAAAECDANTMYDTNATAAAVQALKALGGHDTTVRKSVDWLKSVQNEDGGWSFVPGSPSDANSTAVVISALAVAGEKPAEVKSKAGKSAYDGLLPFQLGCTAEPATDRGAFAYQPADGKLLANADATAAATLAGLGKGAAVVPSAENTPAAPLACPAANAADPVTAAQGAAGYLAEALKKDGHLMAVTPGADQPPPDTGNTVDAVLALAAAGHKESAAGALKWLETNSAEWAKGSPAALGTLVLAAHATGNDPKSFGGTDLVAALNATGPAPKGADTDATKVDSKKEEPSGGQNVWWIVGSCAAAGVGIGILLSGRRKKNES; encoded by the coding sequence ATGAACGTCCGCCGCAGCGCAGCCGCGCTCGCCGCCTCCGCCGTGCTCTGCGTGGGCGCCGCCCCCGCAGCCCTCGCCGACACCGCGCCGCCCGCCTCCCCCTCCGCACCCCCGGTCATCCCCTCTGGCCTGTACGGCAAGAACGACCCCACGTACGACGGCGTGTGGCGGCAGTCCTTCGCACTGCTCGCCCAGCACACCGTCGGTGTCGAGCCCGCCGGCCAGGCCGTGGACTGGCTCGTCGGCCAGCAGTGCGCGACCGGTGGCTTCGCCTCCTTCCGCCCGAACGCCGCCGCCGCCGCCGAGTGCGACGCGAACACGATGTACGACACCAACGCCACCGCGGCGGCCGTGCAGGCCCTGAAGGCGCTCGGCGGCCACGACACGACCGTCAGGAAGAGCGTGGACTGGCTGAAGTCCGTCCAGAACGAGGACGGCGGCTGGAGCTTCGTCCCCGGCTCCCCCAGCGACGCCAACTCCACCGCCGTGGTGATCAGCGCCCTGGCCGTGGCGGGCGAGAAGCCGGCCGAGGTCAAGTCCAAGGCGGGCAAGTCCGCCTACGACGGCCTGCTCCCCTTCCAGCTGGGTTGCACCGCCGAGCCGGCCACCGACCGGGGCGCCTTCGCGTACCAGCCGGCCGACGGCAAGCTCCTCGCCAACGCCGACGCCACGGCCGCCGCCACCCTGGCCGGCCTCGGCAAGGGCGCGGCCGTCGTCCCGTCCGCCGAGAACACCCCCGCCGCCCCGCTGGCCTGCCCGGCCGCGAACGCCGCCGACCCGGTGACCGCCGCCCAGGGCGCGGCCGGCTACCTGGCCGAGGCCCTCAAGAAGGACGGCCACCTCATGGCCGTCACCCCGGGCGCGGACCAGCCCCCCCCCGACACCGGCAACACGGTCGACGCGGTACTGGCCCTGGCCGCCGCCGGCCACAAGGAGTCGGCGGCGGGCGCCCTGAAGTGGCTGGAGACCAACTCCGCCGAGTGGGCGAAGGGCAGCCCGGCCGCGCTGGGCACCCTCGTCCTCGCCGCGCACGCGACCGGCAACGACCCGAAGTCCTTCGGCGGCACCGACCTCGTCGCCGCGCTGAACGCGACCGGCCCGGCCCCGAAGGGCGCGGACACCGACGCGACGAAGGTGGACAGCAAGAAGGAGGAGCCCTCGGGCGGCCAGAACGTCTGGTGGATCGTCGGTTCGTGCGCCGCGGCCGGTGTCGGCATCGGCATCCTGCTGAGCGGCCGCCGGAAGAAGAACGAGTCCTGA
- a CDS encoding MBL fold metallo-hydrolase translates to MTEDTPRVTEEASRVAGGAPHVTGGTAHVTGDAPHVIDHGGGVWAIKVPIPDNPLGHTLVHVLDTDRGPVLIDTGWDDPASWDTLGAGLAALGTAVTDVHGVVITHHHPDHHGLSGQVREASGSWIAMHAADTEVVVRTRASEPGVWFDYMSAKLAAAGAPKEHIAPLRAARASGRMRTLPGLRAAVPDREIVPAELLPLAGRRLRAIWTPGHTPGHVCLHLEEAHPANLPGHGRLFSGDHLLPGISPHIGLYEAPEDTRVTDPLGDYLDSLERIGRLGPAEVLPAHQHAFTDAPARVRELLDHHEERLRGLLALLAEPLTPWGLAERMEWNRPWEQIPYGSRNIAVSEAEAHVRRLVKQGRAEAVPGTEPVAYRAV, encoded by the coding sequence ATGACGGAGGACACGCCACGGGTCACGGAGGAGGCGTCACGGGTCGCCGGAGGCGCCCCGCACGTCACCGGAGGCACCGCACACGTCACCGGTGACGCCCCGCACGTCATCGATCACGGCGGCGGCGTATGGGCCATCAAGGTCCCCATCCCCGACAACCCCCTCGGACACACCCTCGTCCACGTCCTCGACACCGACCGCGGCCCCGTCCTCATCGACACCGGCTGGGACGACCCGGCCTCCTGGGACACCCTCGGCGCCGGCCTCGCCGCACTCGGCACCGCCGTCACCGACGTCCACGGCGTGGTCATCACCCACCACCACCCCGACCACCACGGCCTCTCCGGCCAGGTCCGCGAGGCCTCCGGCTCCTGGATCGCCATGCACGCCGCCGACACCGAGGTCGTCGTACGGACCCGCGCCTCCGAGCCCGGCGTCTGGTTCGACTACATGAGCGCCAAACTCGCCGCCGCCGGAGCCCCCAAGGAACACATCGCCCCGCTGCGCGCCGCCCGCGCGAGCGGCCGCATGCGGACCCTGCCCGGCCTGCGCGCCGCCGTCCCCGACCGGGAGATCGTCCCCGCCGAGCTGCTCCCCCTCGCCGGGCGCCGACTACGCGCGATCTGGACCCCCGGCCACACCCCCGGACACGTCTGCCTGCACCTCGAGGAAGCGCACCCGGCGAACCTCCCCGGCCACGGCCGCCTCTTCTCCGGGGACCACCTGCTGCCCGGGATCTCCCCCCACATCGGGCTGTACGAGGCCCCGGAGGACACCCGCGTCACCGACCCGCTCGGCGACTACCTCGACTCCCTCGAACGCATCGGCCGCCTCGGACCCGCCGAGGTGCTCCCCGCCCACCAGCACGCCTTCACCGACGCGCCCGCCCGCGTACGGGAGCTCCTCGACCACCACGAGGAACGGTTGAGGGGCCTCTTGGCCCTGCTGGCCGAGCCGCTGACCCCGTGGGGGCTGGCCGAGCGGATGGAGTGGAACCGGCCCTGGGAGCAGATCCCGTACGGCTCCCGCAACATCGCCGTCTCCGAAGCGGAGGCCCATGTGAGGCGGCTGGTCAAGCAGGGCCGCGCCGAGGCGGTGCCGGGCACGGAACCGGTGGCGTACCGGGCCGTGTAA
- a CDS encoding aldehyde dehydrogenase, with protein sequence MTELVEHGKLFIGGEWTDPLGTDTIRIVSPHTEQVIGSVPHASKADVDRAVAVARTAFDEGPWPRMSLDERIAVVSRIKDAIAVRHEEIARSISSQNGSPYSWSVLAQALGPMMVYDAAITVARAYPYEEHRQGVLGPILVRREPVGVVAAVIPWNVPQFVAAAKLAPALLTGSTVILKPSPEAPLDSYILADIAREAGLPEGVLSILPADREVSEYLVGHPGIDKVSFTGSVAAGKRVMEVAARNLTRVTLELGGKSAAVVLPDADVETAVAGIVPAAWMNNGQACVAQTRILAPRSQYEEVAEALAAAAGALVVGDPLDPATQLGPLVAKRQQQRSLDYIRIGQEEGAKVLAGGGRPAGLEQGWYVEPTLFGDVDNSMRIAREEIFGPVVCLIPYGDEAEAVRVANDSEFGLSGSVWTADIERGIDFARRIRTGTFNVNTFSLDMLGPFGGYKNSGLGREFGPEGLSEYLEHKMIHLPATYAAGAAEAGA encoded by the coding sequence ATGACCGAGCTCGTGGAACACGGAAAGCTGTTCATCGGCGGGGAGTGGACGGATCCGCTGGGCACCGACACGATCCGGATCGTCTCCCCCCACACCGAGCAGGTCATCGGCTCCGTCCCGCACGCCTCGAAGGCTGACGTCGACCGCGCCGTCGCCGTCGCGCGCACGGCGTTCGACGAGGGGCCCTGGCCGCGGATGAGCCTGGACGAGCGGATCGCCGTCGTCTCCCGGATCAAGGACGCCATCGCCGTCCGGCACGAGGAGATAGCCCGCTCGATCAGCTCCCAGAACGGCTCCCCTTACTCCTGGAGCGTCCTCGCCCAGGCGCTCGGCCCGATGATGGTCTACGACGCCGCGATCACGGTCGCCCGCGCCTACCCGTACGAGGAGCACCGCCAGGGCGTGCTCGGCCCGATCCTGGTGCGCCGGGAGCCGGTGGGCGTGGTCGCCGCGGTCATTCCGTGGAACGTCCCGCAGTTCGTGGCGGCGGCCAAGCTGGCGCCTGCCCTCCTGACCGGCTCGACGGTGATCCTCAAGCCGTCGCCCGAGGCGCCGCTCGACTCCTACATCCTCGCCGACATCGCGCGCGAGGCCGGGCTCCCCGAGGGCGTGCTGTCGATCCTGCCCGCCGACCGCGAGGTCAGCGAGTACCTGGTCGGGCACCCCGGCATCGACAAGGTCTCCTTCACCGGTTCGGTCGCGGCCGGCAAGCGCGTGATGGAGGTCGCCGCGCGCAACCTCACCCGCGTCACCCTCGAACTCGGGGGCAAGTCGGCCGCCGTGGTCCTCCCGGACGCCGACGTGGAGACCGCGGTCGCCGGGATCGTGCCCGCGGCCTGGATGAACAACGGTCAGGCCTGCGTCGCCCAGACCCGCATCCTCGCTCCCCGCAGCCAGTACGAGGAGGTGGCCGAGGCCCTCGCGGCGGCGGCCGGCGCGCTGGTCGTCGGCGACCCGCTCGACCCGGCGACCCAACTCGGCCCGCTCGTGGCGAAGCGGCAGCAGCAGCGCTCGCTGGACTACATCCGCATCGGGCAGGAGGAGGGCGCGAAGGTCCTGGCGGGCGGCGGCCGTCCGGCGGGCCTGGAGCAGGGCTGGTACGTGGAGCCCACCCTCTTCGGTGACGTCGACAACTCCATGCGGATCGCGCGCGAGGAGATCTTCGGCCCGGTCGTCTGCCTGATCCCCTACGGGGACGAGGCCGAGGCGGTACGGGTGGCCAACGACTCGGAGTTCGGCCTCAGCGGCAGCGTCTGGACCGCCGACATCGAGCGCGGCATCGACTTCGCCCGCCGGATCCGCACCGGCACCTTCAATGTGAACACCTTCAGCCTGGACATGCTGGGGCCGTTCGGCGGCTACAAGAACAGCGGCCTGGGGCGGGAGTTCGGCCCCGAGGGCCTGAGCGAGTACCTGGAACACAAGATGATCCACCTTCCGGCGACGTATGCAGCGGGCGCCGCCGAGGCGGGTGCCTGA
- a CDS encoding ferredoxin: MGDRWQVEVDRGVCIGSGMCVNHAPDGFVLDTARQSHPRTAESDANEPILTAAEGCPVEAIMITLATTGEPVFPPEE; this comes from the coding sequence ATGGGGGACCGCTGGCAGGTCGAGGTGGACCGGGGGGTCTGCATCGGCTCGGGCATGTGCGTGAACCACGCCCCGGACGGCTTCGTCCTGGACACGGCGCGCCAGTCCCACCCGCGCACCGCCGAGTCGGACGCGAACGAGCCGATCCTCACGGCTGCGGAGGGCTGCCCGGTGGAGGCCATCATGATCACCCTGGCGACGACGGGCGAACCGGTCTTCCCGCCGGAGGAATGA